CGTCGTGGGCCACGGCGAGTTGAAAGCCGGCGGCCGCGGCGCGGAGGCAATAGTCAGTCTCCTCACCATAGCCGTCTGGGAACGCGGCGTCGTCGAAGTGTCCGATCGTTTCCCACACGGCGCGTTTCATCGCGAGGCAGAAGCCGTTCAGCAATGGAACGCGAGGATAGGCTCGCTCAGCGACACACGCGAGTGTTTCCGCCACGTCGTTTGCGTTCCAATGTTCTAGCAGCGCATTCACGGCCCAATCGCCGTTGGCTGCGAACCGCTCAGGAACCGACTGCCAACTCGCCGCATTGGAGACCGGCCCCGCGAGGCCGATGTCCGGATGGCTTTCCAAACAGACCAGCAAGCGCCCCATCCAGCGGGGCGTGGCGACGGTATCACTGTTGAGCAGCACGACATAGTCGCCGCGCGCCGCGCGCCAGCCGCGATTCGCGGCGCGCGTGTAGCCTTGTCGTTCATCATTGCGGAGGAGAACCGTGTTGGCTCGTTGGGCCGCGAATTCGCTAAGCAAGGAAGCGCAGTCATCATCCGAGGCATCGTCGACGAGCAGCATCTCGTGCCGAGCATCCGTGTGCGTTGCGAGCGATTTCAGGCACTCCGCCACGCAGGATGCCGCGTTATGCACCGGAATGACAATGCTGGCGAACTTACTTCGATCCAAGGCCGGCAACGCATCGCGCAATGTTGCCGAACTCGCGGCGTCGTGCCTCGATGCCCGCCATTGTTCATGCTGACGGAAGACATCGCGAAACAGTTCCGTCACCAGCGGCGCCGAGCGATCGCGCCGCCACACGGAGATCGCATTGCCGAGCAGGTTCCCCACCCGCCAACGGCGCGTCGCCAGCAGAGCGTCGATACCGCATCTTAGTTGTTCCAGCCAGCAACTCAGAGCGTTCGCATCGCGTTCCGCGCGTTGCAGCTTGTGCTGCGTGTCGCGCAAACGCTGCGCGGCGAGCTGTTCCCTAGCCGTCAATTGCTTTAGTCGATGTTCGCGCTCCGCCAGGCGCGTCGTCAGACGCTGTTCGCGTTTCAGCGCCTTGGTAAGCGCCGCATCGCTCCGATCGAGCCGGCCTGCGCTTCGCGCCGCCATCTCGACTTGTGATCGCAGGATAGTAAGTTGCGCGTCGTTGGGTGTTGCTTCGCCGCAACACTGCGACGGAATGTCGATCTGCGCATTTGGATCGCGCTGATGCTTCGCCGTGAGCACTTCACCCACGCGGTTCCAGTGGGACGCGAGCATCTCGCGTGCCGCGGTTAAGTCAACAGCCGTAGCGATCTTCGCCGCTGTACAGGCTGCTTTCCATGACGTTGCCAGGCAATGCTCCGCGCCGATCTGCCGCAGGAAACCGGAGAATTTTCGCGGGCCGCTGCGTTCTTCGGTGGCCACGCACACGGCGGGGCGGCCGAAGGCGATGGCCGTGATCAAACCGTGCAGCGACGAGCCGAGGTAGCACTCGCACCGGGCGAGGGCCGCGACAATCGCCAGAAACTGATTCGGACCATCGACCACGATAGGCCTTGTACGCATCGAGCTCGCCACGCGACGCGCGAGTTCGTCGTCGCCGTGGCATGGACCAAGCGCCAGCAGTAACGCCGTTGCCTGACGGGCTTCGCAGAGTTGATCGAGCCGCGCGCCAAGTGACTCGATTGATTCACGCAGGTAGCGTTCTTTGACATGAACGGCAATGGTTCGCGTTGCCGGATCGCACTCTGCCAGCAAGGTGCGGTACGCGTCGTCGAGTTGAGCGTCGCTCCAGAGCGCATTCACATCGAGCGCCGTATCTGGGACGACATGAATCGTTGTCTTGACGCCCGATGCGCGTAAATGCACTGCGCTCGTTTCGTCGCGGACCGCGAGGTAGTCGACGCGACCGGTCGCCCCGCGCAATAGTTCTGCGGCGCGGCCATCCAGCGGTCGTGGCACGCCCGGGGCATTCCAGATCAGCGGGGCGGCGTCCCTTGCGGCGAGTTGCGCGGCGCCGAGCCACAGTTCCGCATACGCAGTCTCCGCTAACCAAGGGCGCGATTGGTAAGCTGACAGTTGGGTCGGCAGGGCGTGAACCAGGTGCCCTCCGCCGAGAACAACGGCGTCGAACCGCCCATGTTCGAAGCGCTCGCGAACCGGAATCGTTCGCCGCGCGTCCATCCAGACAGGCTCACCGCCGAGCGGAGAGAAATGCACGAACTCAATCTCAGTCGGCGACGTAACCTGGGCGCGAACGCGCAGTTCGAGAATCAGCGGGAACAACAGGTCGCCGAAGTTGGCGACGTCGAACGTCCCGAAGTGTGCGATGCGCACGTGGCGGCACTCCGTTGCGGCGCGAGTTGGAAGTCGTCAGTGTTCAGTAATTCAATTCAATGTGCGGATTCTTGGCTCAGTGATTCGGTGAGGATTTCCCAGAGGGCGTCGAGGGATTGTGGGATCGATTTCACCCCGGCGAGAGCCGGCATGAAGTTCACGTCGCCGTTCCAGCGCGGCACGATGTGCCAGTGCAGATGGCCCGGCAGGCCGGCGCCGGCGACTCGTCCCAAGTTAACGCCGATGTTGAAGCCCTCCGCGTTCATCAACTTTTCGATCAAGGAGACCATCGCCGTGATTTCTTGCATCAGGCCGAGATGTTCGGCCGCCGTCAATTGGTCGAGGCGGGCTTTGTGGGCCAGCGGCGCGACGAGCAGGTGGCCGTTGTTGTACGGATAGCGATTCAGAACGGTCACGACCGCCTCGCCGCGCCGCACGATCTGGTGTTCGCGATCCGCCCGATCGGCCACCCCGCGACAGATAAAACATTCCCGATCGGCGCCGGGCAACCAATTCAGCTCCGCGGTCGCCCGGGCGGGAGCTTCGGTTTCGCCTTTGATGTAGCCCAATCGCCAGGGGGCCCAAAGTTGTTCGAGACGGGTCATGGGTATCCTGTCGACGGAATCAAGTTGTGCGCGAATCTACCCCCCGCCGCTTGGAGCGGCAAGGGTTGCGGCAATCCGCATTGATGGCCGCTAAGCCCAGGGAAGGCCACCGAAGATCGTTCCATCGCCCTCGATCTCTAGGGCCTTCCCTGGGCTTGGACGACGATTGATCTGTTCGCGACTCACCGCGTTCGCACCTTCCGCTTGAACCGATTTCACTCCCCGATTAGCCTGAGACCATGATTCTGCTCATCGATAACTACGACTCTTTACCTACAACCTCGTGCAGCGGTTGGGAGAAATCGACCCGGCGATCGAGCTCGAAGTGCATCGCAACGACCAGATCACCGTCGACGAGATCGCCGCCCGCAAACCGACCCATTTGATCGTTTCGCCTGGGCCTTGCACGCCGAAAGAGGCGGGCATTTCGTGCGCGGCGATCGAACGCTTCGCCCCACAACTGCCGATCCTGGGCGTTTGCCTGGGGCATCAATCGATCGGCGAAGCGTTTGGCGCGGAAATCGTCCGTGCGCCGAAACTGATGCACGGCAAGACCGACCTCGTACATCACGACAACCGTGGCCTCTACCAGGGCTTAGAAAACCCGTTCCGGGCCACGCGGTATCACAGCCTGATTATTCGGCCTGAGACGCTGAGCGACGATTTCGAAGTCTGCGCCTGGTGCGATTCCCCAGATGTCGGCCGGGAAATCATGGGGGTCCGCCATAAGCGGTATCCACTGCACGGCGTGCAATTTCACCCGGAAAGCTTCCTCACGGATTGCGGCATCGAACTCCTCCGCCGCTTCATCCTGCTTTAGCCGAGGTCTGTGACTGCGCGTTCCTCACATCTCGGAAGGAACCACGAAAGGCACGAAAGACACGAACGTCTTGGATATTTGGCACGGTTGTGGTGGCCAATCCATGGCCGACTTTCGAGCCGACATCTAGTCGGTTCTTTCGACGACGCCCCTGCTTTAAATCGCGTTCGTGCCTTTCGTATTTTTCGTGGTTGCCTCCGGATTCCCGAATAAAGAGAAGATAGTCCGTCGAGGTCTGTCACATGGACTAAAGCGATTGCATCACTGTGCCCAGACAATGAACAGGGTCTGCTTAATCTCTTCGCGGCAGCCTTGGCATGGCACGGCGTTCTCAATGGCCTGCTGACTTGACGGCACGTCACAAGTCGTTAGCCAACAGCAACTTGAGAAAATGTTCCGAATCACTCTCAAGTTCGGCACATCGCTTGCTTTTCTGCTGTGCCGTGGGCGCGCGATGCGCGGATAGCGAGCGAGGCGCCTCGCTCGCTGATCCGCGTCGCTCCTGGAAACAAGAAGACGAGACGAACGCATTCTCCCTACTCCGACCGCCGGGTGGTCCGGCGGTGTCTGACGAGGCTTGGCTCTTGCCTGGGCCAGAAGGTTGCCCCGTTGGCTTGGATGGACGCTCCGCCTAGTCCATCCAAGCCAGGGGCTTCTTTCTTTCTGGATGCCGCGTTGGTGCAGCGGATTGGACACCCGCTGCGGAGACCGAACGATGAACGCGGCCTGACGACTTGGGCATCCCAGCCATGCGTCAGGCCGCCTTCATTACCACTTCGCCTTGAGCCTGCCGCGCTGGTGGGCTACGATCAGTTAGACGCTTTGCCAAGTTCGCATTCCGCCGACAGGTTTCGCTCTTTGTCATGAAGCTGATTATCGCCATCATCCAGCCGAGCCGTTTGGAAGCCGTGAAGGCCGCATTGACGGAAGTCGAGGTGTTCCGGCTCACGGTGATGGACGTGCAGGGCTTCGGCCGGCAAAAAGGGCACACCGAGGTCTACCGCGGCCACGAATTCACGGTCAACCTACTCCGCAAGGTACAGCTCCAGATCGCCGTCAACGACGATTTCGTCGAACCGACCGTAAACGCCATCATCAAGGGCGGCCGTTCAGGCGAAACCGGCAATATCGGCGACGGCAAGATCTTCGTGCTGCCGCTGGAGGATTGCATTCGCATCCGCACGGGCGAGCGCGGCAAAGAAGCCATCTAGCCGGTCGCATCGCGACCAGCCGATTTCGCTCCGCAATGGTTGCCGAACCTTCGCAACCCATACCGCCTGCGCAGCTTATCGCGTTATTCTCGGAATCCGCGGCAAAATCGAATTCCGTCGCTTGATCGGCGACAGATCACGCGGATAATTCCACGAGATTTGGCCCAGAATTGGCTCAAGTTTCGCTTACCAATGAACCGACAGCCATCGCCCTAACGTATGTTTGGGGAACGTCGGTGCGCGTGGCGCAAATTGGGGCACGCTGAGAACGGCTACTTGCGAGGAATTGCTACCATGAAAAACACGCTTCTGTTGGCGGCCGTCTTGGGCCTGAGCTTCACGGGCGGCGCCGCTTCGGCGCAATCGGCGGTCGAGGTCTACAGTCCGATCGTCGAATCGACCGTCACCACAGTCCCGTCGGAGACAGTCGTTACGTATTCGCCGATCCTCGAAGGAACGACCACGGCGACCACCGTCGAGGCTTGGCGTCCCGTGACGAATTATAGCCCAGTCGTGACGGCATCGCCGACCTACACGACGACCTACAGCCCGGTGGTGAATTACGCCACGCCGGTGACGACCTATCGCGCGGCGACCAGCTATGCCGTGCCCGTGACCGCTTACCGGCCCGTGACGACGTACAGCCCCGTCGTCAACTACGCTTACAGCCCGGTCGTCGCCTATAGCCCGGTGGTGTCGTACGCTCAGCCGGTCAGCGCGTACTACTATCCTGGCGCGGTGGTCAGCACGAAGGTGTACTACCCGGGCCAGCCGATCCGAAATTTCTTCCGCGCGATCACGCCGTAAGATCGCGGAGACCAACCGAATCAGCCCTGCCAAGCGCGGGGCTTTTTCTTGCGCTGTTAGAACAACGCTCCCCTCACCAAGAAGTTGACGGCTATGTGGGAACAACTCGGAATTACGTCACCGGATTTCGCGCAGCTCGGGCAACTGTCAGTTCGCCTCGTCGTGGCGTGCGCTTTGGCGGCGATCCTGGGCTTGGAACGTGAAGCCCGCGGAAGACAGGCCGGACTTCGCACCCATATGTTGGTCGCGTTGGGCTCGGCGCTGTTCACGGCCATTCCGTTGCAATCCGGCGCGGCCAGCGTGGGCGAGATCGTGAAGGGGATTACCGCGGGCATTGGCTTTCTGGGCGCAGGTGCAATCCTCAAGCAAGAATCAGCCAAACGCATCAGCGGCATCACGACAGCGGCCGGCAGCTGGACGACAGCCGGGATCGGCTTCACCGCCGGCGCCGGCTTCATCGGCTCAGCGATCGTGGCGACCGTGTTGGCGTGGCTGATTCTTTATCCGCTCGACGGCGTCGCCGATCCATTACGGGACGACAATCTGCCGCCGGAAGAAACGAAGCCGAAGCAACACGCCTAAGTTCACTCCTTCCGCGGCGGTAATGCTCGTTGCACTTCCTGCAAGACGTCGAGTTGGATGCGCTGAATCTCCAACAGCCGTTGCCATTGGTGCGTGAGCAGCATATCGAGCTTGGCATGTAAATGGCGGATTTCGAGTTCCGCCTTGAGGTTCACGCGGTAGTCGTGTTCCGCCCGCATCCGGTCGCGGTCTTCCTGCCGTCGCTGGCTCATCAGGATCAACGGCGCTTGCACCGCCGCCAGGCACGATAGCGCCAGGTTCAGCAGAATGAACGGAAAGGGATCGAATGGCTTGGTCAAGAGCATCGCATTCACCGCCATCCAAGCCACACAAACCGCCGCGAACGAACTAATGAACCACCAACTGCCGCCAAAAGTGGCGACCTTGTCCGCGACGCGCTCGCCCAACGTCAATTCACGATCAAATGCCTCGTTCAGATTCTGCGAAAGCAATTCCTGCTCGCGCAAACTGCGCAAGACTTCGCTCTCCAACGACGAAAGTTCGCCGCGCTCGCTTTCCAGGGTGTCGCGAATGTACTCGTGGCGAAATCGGTCCAGGTCCGTCTGGCAGATGTAGCCGGTTGCAGCCCAACGCGTGCCAGATTGCTCGATCAGTTTCACGACCGTCGGGCTGACCAGCGCGCCCGGCGTCAGCTCGCCGATTGGCTTGGCTTGCCCACAGACCTGGCACGTTTCAGTATTGGGCATTGCGACGTTCTTTTGCTCGGCGAGTCGGCGGTGCTTGGGTTGGCAATAACGGTGGGTGGCTGGGGTCGAATGTACTCGCTCGCCCCCAGCTCGCTAGACCTGGGGGCGAGCGAGTACATTCGACCCCAGCCACCCAGGATTTCCAAGCACTTGCGATCGTAGTATCGGGCCCGACGTTCCTGCCTCGGCTGGTGCGAATGCGCGACTTGCCCGGCGGTGCGCGGCGAATTCTAATGCCTATCAAGTTGCCGGCCGGTTCCTGGTTTTCGCCGTCATTCATCAAGGTGCTCGCATCATGCAGATCGCTCGTTCCGCGTTCGTCGCGCTCCTTTTTTTGGCCGGTTTCGCCTGGCAATCCCCCGCGCAGGACGCGGACCCCGCCCGTCCAGCCGCCGTGGAAACGGCCGAAGTGCCGGTGATTCCCTCGGAGGTCTTCGAGCGGATGCGGCAATACCAGGACGTCCGCACGGCCACGTTCCAAGGCTGGTCGCCGGACGGCGCCGGCATGCTCGTCGCCACGCGGTTTGGCAACACGAATCAATTGCATCGCGTCTACACGCCGGGCGGACGGCGCGAGCAGATCACGTTTTTCCCCGAACCGGCCTCCGGCAAGATTCTGCCCGGCAAGTCGGATCAAGACGTGCTCGTGGTCATGAGCCAAGGGGGCAATGAAAACGACCAGTTCTATTGGCTCGATCGCCAGGCCAGCAAAGTTACGCTGCTCACTGACGGCAAATCGCGCAACGTGCCGGGGCCAGTGCAGGAAGACGGCGCGCTACTCGTCTACGGCAGCAATTTGCGAAATGGGCGCGACACCGATATCTACGTCGCCAATCCGCGCACGCCGGGCTCATCGCGCATGGTGATGCAAACCAACGGCGAATTCTACAACTTGAATTCATTGTCGAAAGACGGCTCGAAGCTGCTGATCAATCACTACGTCTCAATCAACGAAACGCACCCAGCACTCTTGATCGTCAAGAGTGGCGAAAAGCAGCCGCTTCCTCTACCGAACGAGTCGAAAAACGCGCCTGGCGCCAAAGTAGCGTTCGGCAGTTTGGCGTTCAATCAGGACGCGACCAAGGCCTTCGTCACCTGCGATGCGCGCGGCGAGTTTCAACAACTGGCGGAAGTTGATTTGACGACTGGCGAGTATCGTTGGCTTAGCGAGGATATCGCCTGGGATATCGACGCGCTCGAAGTCGATCCCGAGACCGGCGTGTTGGCGTTCACCGCGAACGTCGATGGCTCCAACGAATTGTATCTCTACGACGGCCAGCAGATTCGTAAGATCGAGACGCCGCTCGGGATCATCGCGGGATTGGAATTCTCCCCGGACGGCAGCCGGCTCGGCTTCACGCTCAGCAAGCCGACCGCGCCGAGCGACGCCTATTCGATCGACCTGCAATCGGGCGATCTCGTGCAATGGACCTACAGCGAAGCCGGCGGATTGAATCCCGAACGCTTCATCGCCCCGTCGCGCATTCGCTTCAAAAGCTTCGACCAACGCGAGATTCCGGCATATTACTTCCGGCCGAAGCAAGAGGACGCCGCCGCCCGCGCTCCAGTCGTGATCTACATCCACGGCGGGCCGGAGGCGCAGTACACGCCGCTCTTCAACGGCCTGATTCAATATTTCGCCGTCGAACAAGGCATCGCTGTGCTGGCCCCGAACGTCCGCGGCTCGGCCGGGTATGGCAAGACCTACCTCACGCTCGACAACGCCGAGAAGCGCGAGGAAAGCGTCAAGGACATCGGCGCGCTGCTCGATTGGATCAAAGCCCAGCCGGAACTCGACGGCGAACGCGTCTCGGTGATGGGCGGCTCCTACGGCGGCTACATGGTGCTCGCCTCGCTGGTGAATTTCCCGGAACGCATCCGCGCCGGCGTCGACATCGTCGGCATCGGCAACTTCATCACCTTCCTGGAGCGCACGCAACCATATCGCCAGGACCTCCGCCGCGCCGAATACGGCGACGAACGCGACCCGGCGATGCGAGCCCACTTCGAAAAGATCAACCCCAGCAACCGCGTCGCCGACATCCGCTCGGCGCTACTAGTCGCGCACGGCAAAAACGACCCGCGCGTCCCATTCTTCGAAGCCGAACAAATGGCCGCCCAAGCCCGCACCCAAGGCCGCCCCGTCTGGACCGTCTACGCCAACAACGAAGGCCACGGCTTCCAGAAAAAAGACAACCGCGATTACCTGAACGCGGCGATCGCGCTGTTCCTGGAGGCGGAGTTGAAGAAGTAAGCCATTGTTGTGGCACGGTCTCCCGACCGTGCCACGGGGGCTGCGTTATGCGCGGAACGGGAGACCTTCGGTCGGGCAGATGACACGGTCGGGAGACTTGTCAGCAGCGGTCGGGCGTGCTATCCCTGCGATTGGAACGGGCCGCGGCGGCGTGACGGTCAGGCAGCCTAGCGTCCCGCAACGTCAAACACCGTGGGGTACGCCATGTTGGCTCGTGCGTTAGGTCTGTTGGTTATCATCTCGGTCCTGTCGACGCAGTCTGGCATTGCCGGCCAGATCAGCTTGGATCGCTCGTGGGCAGGACGACTCTCAATCACAATCGGTGGTTTGGGCGGACAATACGTCGACGCTGTCCGCATTCCCGCCAGTCTGCATTCTGTACTCGATGACGTAAGCGACACGTTCACAATCCAGTCGCTCGTCTAAGACGAAATCGACATGGCGGGCAGCACAAGGGTCGATTACACACATGTTGAAACGTATCCGCCGTACGACTTTCCCAACAATGAGCCTGGATTGATCACATATCATGAGACGTTCAACTTGGACCGAATTGCGTGTCACATCTCGCGATACGAGGATCTCGAGCCATCCCAATTATTCTACTCCGAAGACGGGGTATGGACATCATCTCCGATTTTTCCGAATTATGACGACAATCTTTTCGTTGAGGTCGGGTTCACGTATTCGGCGACGGTTTATGAGACGACCAATAGTTTTTCCGGTGTGATCGAATTTGTGTTCGGACCTCCTCTGCTGCCGACATTCGAACTTTCTCCTGGCGATGACTATCCGTCGAGCCTGCAATTCGGTGCAATTCGGACAATTCGTTCGGAGAGCAAGACTATTCTTCCTACCGTTGGCTTGCCATTCACCCTGACCGCAAGTTTCGCCAGCGTTCCAGAGCCGTCAACGCTGAGCATCGCGACCCTGGCGGCGGCGACGCTTGCAATTGTGCTACGAACGAAAATCGCGCGCCAGAGTTGACGCCGCCACCATGTCAGGCACGTCCCTGGCGATCATTTGGGACGTTGACGGAATACTCTTTCGGGCCGCGCCATCACCTTCGTCCACGGTGCCTGACCTACCGCGTGGCCCCGACAAATCGAACTACAACCTTATCTCCCCCAGCGCAAACCGCTCAAACTCATCCGCTCCAATTAGCAAGCAACGCTGCGCCGTCGCCAACCGCGCCGCCGACGGATGAAACCGGGCGTTGGTGATGATCGCCGCGGCGTGGCATTGACGTTGCTTTTGCGCGGCGACTACCGCGCGCACCGCCGTGTCGGGAATCGTGCGTTCCGAAGTGTTGGCCTGGATCGCCACGCGATGAGGCCCGAACTCGGCGATCAGGTCGATGCCCGACTCGGCGCTTTTACGCTGTAGTTGCACCACCGCGCCGAGGGCCAGGAGCATTTCGGCCAGATAGTCGACCCAATCCTGGCCGCGCAGCGCGCGCCAATCGCGGCGGAGGAGCTGCGTGCGGCGGGCTTTCGCCGCGGCCCGCAGGGCGTCGCGCTCGACGACGTATTTGCGCAGGTTTTCCGTCGTGGCCTGCAGCGCGCGTTCGATCGACGCGCTGGTTTCTTGCTCGGCGGCTTCCTCTTTGCGATGCGCGGCGAGCCGCCCCGGGTTCGGAAAAAAAAGCAGCGCAGCGCACGTCAGGCCCGCCAGGCCCGCCGCCACGGCGAACGCCACCAGGCCGATGAGCATGGAATCGCTGATCAGATGCGCGACAATCAGCACGGGCGCCGCGCAGGTCGCCGGAACGACTAGCATCACGCCCCAGGGCCAAAGTTCATACTGCTCGCCCGGGGAGCGAAAGCGCTCGGCGGCGTGGAAGTAACGCCTGCGCCAACGCGAAATCCAGCCGGGCTGGATGAGCTTCCGCTGCTGCTCGAAAATCTCATCCCGCTGGCGTTCGAGGCGCGCGATGGTCGCCTCGACGAATTCGAGTTGCCGCTCCAGCTCGAAATCCTGGGGAACGACGTGCATATTCGACCTACGACGTGCGCAATTCCCGTAGCGAAACGAGCGTCCGCGAGGTGATACCGGGGGGTGCGTGCCTAGAACAGTTTAATTCCGCGACGCATGGCCGTCACCAGCGTTAATTGTGCCGGTTTCTGATCGCAAATTCATTGACACCTCATCCACCGGCAGGCAGAATCGCGGTATCCTTTTCACCTTGAATCGCATCGTCGATTTGGCAGCTGTTGGGGCAAGTAGATGAGTGGCCGGGGAGCGGCACGTCGCGGCCAGCGACTCGTCCGCTGGATCATTGGCGTCGCCGCAGCAACCTTTACCGGGGATTTGTCCGGCGGAGTGATCCGTCACGATCGTGCAGACTCCGAGTACCGCGCTCTGGCAAATTTGCCGGAATATCAGGCGGTTGGCCAGGTGCGTTCCATGATCGGCGGCAGCGGCCGCCTTTGCTCCGGGACGTTGATCGCCCCGAATTGGGTGCTCACCGCCGCCCATTGTTTGACGAACACGCCGACCGACAGCGTTTTTTACCGCAATTTCGGCGTCAGTCTGGACGCCAAGCGGTTGATTGTTCACCCGCAATTCAACGGTTCCGCCGCGAATGGCTACGACGTCGGGCTGATCGAACTCGCGGAGCCGAGCGAGCTGGTGACGCCTGCCCAACGGATGCGGGACCTTGTGCCGTTGGGGGCCGAAGCGACGATCGTCGGCTACGGGCTGACCGGCACCGGATTGACCGGCTCCATCGTCGGTACGCACGGCACAAAGCGGGCGGGGCGGAATATCGTCGATCGAAACGGCACAAGCATCTTGGATGAAAACGAACGCCCTTATCCGGAGTTCATGTTGTTCAGCGATTTCGACAATCCTTTGGACGAGACGGATAGCCTCTGGGGAGACGCCGCGCCGCTGGACTTGGAATATCAGACCGCGGGGGGCGATAGCGGTGGCGGCTGGTACATCGACTATGACGGCCGCGCGCGATTGTACGCCGTGCATTCCGTGGGCCTCAGCTTCGATGAAGGCGTCGACAACAACTACGGCGACGCCGCCGGCGGCACGCGCGTCACGCGGTTCAATAGTTGGATCGACCAACAGCTGGTCGATACGTACTGGATGAATCCGACCGGCGGGGCCTATGAGGACCCGGAAAACTGGTCGAGCGCCGCCACGCCGAGCGCCGGCGCGAACCTGCGATTTGCCTTTCCGCACGACTACGCCGTGGCGCTGGCGGGGAACCAACAGGCGGAGCGCTGGACGCTCGACGCGGGCGACGTTGATTTCCAACTGGTGGAGGGCGATCTGCAACTTGGCGACTGGAGCATCGCCGCGGGCGCGAGCGCGAAGTTGGAAGTCGCGGCGAATCACGTAGCAGCGGTTCATGGAGGCTTGAATGGCGCGGGGAAAGTGGCAAAGGCCGGCGCTGGCATGATGCTGCTGTCGGGCGCCGGGAACAGCGTCGGACAGCTGGATATACAGGAAGGCGGCTTTCAACTTGCCGACGGAGCGTCGCTGATCACGGAGAATATCGCGTGGGGATCGGCCGGAGCGACAAGCGTTGAATTGGGAACGAATGCATCGCTTGAATCGCCATCGCCGCTGTTTGTGGAGACCAACGTAGTGGTGACGCTAGGCGAGGGTGCGCTGTTGCGAACGCCGACGCTCACTCAGGCGGGACGATTGGCGATCGGGGCGAGTCAGACGGTGCTCGATGGCTCGCTCGTGCAGACGGAAACGGCAACTACCTCGATCGACGTGGCGGCGCTATTGCTGGAGGACGCCGGCGCGGCGCTCACGGTGGACGACGCGGCGACCATCGGCGGCACGCTGCGCCTGTCCCTGCCGAGGCGCTTCACGCTGCTGGACGATCGCGTGGTCACGCTGATGAGCGTTTCCGGTGAATTCAGCGGGCAGTTTTCCCATGTCGAATGGGACTATCTACCGTGGGGCCTGGATTACTCACTGAAATACGAGGAGCATACCGTTTCGCTCACCCTCCTAGGACCGGGCGGCGTCTGGCGACTGGAAGGCGACGCAATCCGCGATTTCGACGTGGCCATATGGGACCTCAACGACGTCCGCAGTCACTTCGGCGAGGCGACGAGCCGCGGCGACATGAACGGCGACGGCCGCGTGGATCTGGCGGACTTGAATGCCGTGCGAAATAGCTTCGGGAGGCGGAGTGGCGGCGCTTTCAGACTGGTGCCGGAGCCGGGGAGTTGGCTGCTTGCGATCGTCGCCGCGACCGCGTGTCTGATACTTACCCGACGCGTAAGCGCGGGGAAGACGACGTGATTTTTAAGCGCGATGCGAAGCCGGGAATCATAGTCGTCTCCCCCTCGCTGGCGCTGCGGGTCGGTGTGCGTGATTCCTCGGTTTGCCAATGGCTAAGCTCCGAGCGCGCTGAATAGCGTCCCGGAGCAAAGCGATGCAAACTGTAATCATGCGGCAGCGCTCGCGCCGCTAGTTGATTTGCAATACTTCATGCCAGTTTTTGTTTCCTTCCTGGTGCTTCGTGGCGGCCGATAGCTTGGCCTCGCAGCGCTTCAGCTCGATGGCGGCGCGCTTCACGGCCAGTTCGGCCAGTCGCATTCTGCTGGCCGAGTACCCGCCTTCCTTGGCGATTTTCCACTTCGGTCTGCTTCTCTT
The sequence above is drawn from the Planctomycetia bacterium genome and encodes:
- a CDS encoding trypsin-like serine protease, which codes for MSGRGAARRGQRLVRWIIGVAAATFTGDLSGGVIRHDRADSEYRALANLPEYQAVGQVRSMIGGSGRLCSGTLIAPNWVLTAAHCLTNTPTDSVFYRNFGVSLDAKRLIVHPQFNGSAANGYDVGLIELAEPSELVTPAQRMRDLVPLGAEATIVGYGLTGTGLTGSIVGTHGTKRAGRNIVDRNGTSILDENERPYPEFMLFSDFDNPLDETDSLWGDAAPLDLEYQTAGGDSGGGWYIDYDGRARLYAVHSVGLSFDEGVDNNYGDAAGGTRVTRFNSWIDQQLVDTYWMNPTGGAYEDPENWSSAATPSAGANLRFAFPHDYAVALAGNQQAERWTLDAGDVDFQLVEGDLQLGDWSIAAGASAKLEVAANHVAAVHGGLNGAGKVAKAGAGMMLLSGAGNSVGQLDIQEGGFQLADGASLITENIAWGSAGATSVELGTNASLESPSPLFVETNVVVTLGEGALLRTPTLTQAGRLAIGASQTVLDGSLVQTETATTSIDVAALLLEDAGAALTVDDAATIGGTLRLSLPRRFTLLDDRVVTLMSVSGEFSGQFSHVEWDYLPWGLDYSLKYEEHTVSLTLLGPGGVWRLEGDAIRDFDVAIWDLNDVRSHFGEATSRGDMNGDGRVDLADLNAVRNSFGRRSGGAFRLVPEPGSWLLAIVAATACLILTRRVSAGKTT